The following are from one region of the Juglans regia cultivar Chandler chromosome 10, Walnut 2.0, whole genome shotgun sequence genome:
- the LOC109019658 gene encoding protein DETOXIFICATION 52-like, with product MQKQYLAVQTISGMVSETKSLVNMAFPMVLTGLILYSRSILSMLFLGHLGDLELAAGTLAIAFANITGYSVLSGLSLGMEPLCSQAFGANRPNLLSVTLHRTVIFLLASSIPIWILWLNMSRILLYLNQDPNITRMAHTYLMFSLPDLLTNSFLHPIRIYLRAQGITLPLTLASLAGTVFLLPMNFLLVSHFRLGVAGVSAASAASNFLVLLSVVLYMRVTRLNEPSWSVPSRSECMTGWKPLLRLAVPSCVSVCLEWWWYEIMIVLCGLLVNPKATVASMGILIQTTALIYVFPSSLGCAVSTRVGNELGANRPHKAKTSAVVAVFIAEIMGFLAMTFASGMRDKWARMFTNDSEILRLTVAALPIIGLCELGNCPQTVGCGVLRGSARPSSAANVNLGAFYLVGMPVAVGLAFRLGVGFCGLWLGLLSAQVCCAGLMFYVIGTTDWDFQARRARVLTCGGGGESELTATDVGGKTGEEQQPLACVHVVTSFPLVNPRREQLPR from the coding sequence ATGCAAAAGCAGTACCTTGCTGTACAAACTATCTCCGGTATGGTATCGGAAACCAAATCGCTCGTAAACATGGCCTTCCCCATGGTTTTAACAGGACTCATTCTTTACTCTCGCTCAATTCTCTCCATGCTCTTCCTCGGCCACCTCGGTGATCTCGAGCTCGCTGCTGGCACTCTGGCCATTGCTTTCGCCAATATAACTGGTTATTCCGTGCTCTCGGGCCTATCTCTGGGCATGGAGCCCCTGTGTTCCCAAGCTTTCGGAGCAAACCGCCCGAATCTTCTATCTGTAACCCTTCACCGCACCGTGATTTTTCTCCTCGCCTCGTCGATACCCATTTGGATTCTTTGGCTCAACATGTCCAGAATTCTTCTTTATCTAAACCAAGACCCCAACATCACTCGCATGGCTCACACGTACCTGATGTTCTCCCTCCCGGACCTTTTGACCAACTCTTTCCTTCACCCAATTCGCATTTACCTTCGAGCCCAAGGCATCACCCTCCCGCTCACGTTAGCGTCCCTTGCTGGCACTGTTTTCCTCTTGCCCATGAACTTTTTACTCGTCTCCCACTTCCGGCTCGGAGTGGCCGGAGTTTCGGCAGCCTCTGCCGCCTCCAACTTCCTTGTGCTACTATCCGTAGTCTTATACATGCGGGTCACCAGGCTAAACGAGCCAAGCTGGAGTGTCCCCAGCCGATCAGAGTGCATGACCGGCTGGAAACCCCTGCTCCGGCTCGCTGTTCCGAGTTGCGTCTCGGTTTGCCTTGAATGGTGGTGGTACGAGATTATGATCGTCTTGTGCGGACTGTTGGTGAACCCCAAAGCGACCGTGGCGTCAATGGGCATCTTGATACAAACGACGGCGTTGATTTACGTGTTCCCGTCCTCACTCGGCTGCGCCGTGTCGACTCGGGTCGGGAACGAGCTCGGAGCTAACCGTCCGCACAAAGCAAAAACATCCGCCGTGGTGGCGGTGTTTATAGCGGAGATAATGGGTTTTTTAGCCATGACGTTCGCATCGGGGATGAGGGATAAGTGGGCACGGATGTTCACCAACGACTCGGAGATCCTGAGGCTTACGGTAGCCGCTCTCCCGATCATAGGGTTGTGCGAGCTCGGGAACTGTCCACAGACGGTTGGGTGTGGGGTCCTCAGAGGGAGTGCACGGCCGAGCTCGGCGGCTAACGTGAACCTCGGGGCATTTTATCTGGTTGGCATGCCAGTGGCAGTTGGGCTCGCTTTTCGGCTCGGGGTTGGGTTCTGTGGGCTTTGGCTGGGTTTGTTATCGGCGCAGGTATGCTGCGCTGGGCTCATGTTTTACGTGATCGGGACTACGGATTGGGACTTCCAAGCTCGGAGGGCACGGGTGCTAACGTGCGGAGGTGGGGGAGAATCGGAGCTCACTGCCACTGATGTAGGTGGCAAGACCGGTGAAGAGCAACAGCCACTTGCTTGTGTTCATGTGGTCACTTCGTTTCCTCTCGTGAACCCACGCAGAGAACAATTGCCTCGCTAG